The following are encoded together in the Equus quagga isolate Etosha38 chromosome 1, UCLA_HA_Equagga_1.0, whole genome shotgun sequence genome:
- the ANP32B gene encoding acidic leucine-rich nuclear phosphoprotein 32 family member B, producing MDMKRRIHLELRNRTPAAVRELVLDNCKSNDGKIEGLTAEFVNLEFLSLINVGLISVSNLPKLPKLKKLELSDNRIFGGLDMLAEKLPNLTHLNLSGNKLKDISTLEPLKKLDCLKSLDLFNCEVTNLNDYRESVFKLLPQLTYLDGYDREDQEAPDSDAEVDGVDEEEEDEEGEDEEDEEDEDGEEEEFDDEEDEDEDEDGEGEEDEDEVSGEEEEFGHDGEVDDDEDDEDEDEDEEEEESGKGEKRKRETDDEGEDD from the exons ATGGACATGAAGAGGAGGATCCACCTGGAGCTGCGGAACCGGACCCCGGCCGCG GTTCGAGAACTTGTCTTGGACAATTGCAAATCAAACGATGGGAAAATTGAGGGCTTAACAGCTGAATTTGTGAACTTAGAGTTCCTCAGTCTAATAAATGTAGGCTTGATTTCAGTTTCAAATCTCCCCAAACTACCTAAATTGAAAAAG CTTGAGCTCAGTGACAATAGAATCTTTGGAGGTCTGGACATGTTAGCAGAAAAACTTCCAAATCTCACACATCTAAACTTAAGTGGAAATAAACTGAAAGACATCAGCACCTTGGAACCTCTG AAAAAGTTGGACTGTCTGAAAAGCCTGGATCTGTTTAACTGTGAGGTTACTAACCTGAATGACTACCGAGAGAGTGTCTTCAAGCTCCTGCCCCAGCTGACCTACCTGGATGGCTATGACCGAGAGGATCAGGAAGCCCCCGACTCGGATGCCGAGGTGGACGGTGTGGAcgaagaagaggaggatgaag AAGGAGAAGATGAGGAGGACGAAGAGGATGAGGATGGTGAGGAGGAAGAGTTTGATGACGAAGAGGATGAAGATGAAGACGAagatggagaaggggaagaggacgAAGATGAAGTCAGTGGGGAG GAGGAAGAATTTGGACATGATGGAGAAGTTGATGACGATGAagatgatgaggatgaggatgaggatgaag aggaggaagaaagcgGGAAaggtgaaaagaggaagagagaaacagatgatGAAGGAGAAGATGATTAA